In Agarivorans gilvus, one genomic interval encodes:
- a CDS encoding DUF1488 domain-containing protein, producing the protein MNQAIIIGDDQRWQALNQCIEFSAQVMGAKVQCAVRKATLEHLVGLPLSSDEKILEAYHSVQFDIEELLEQKLQEEDFEANGALIL; encoded by the coding sequence ATGAATCAAGCCATCATTATTGGTGATGACCAACGTTGGCAGGCGCTAAATCAATGTATCGAGTTTAGCGCGCAGGTCATGGGAGCAAAGGTTCAGTGTGCGGTAAGAAAAGCTACCCTCGAGCATTTAGTGGGTTTGCCCTTAAGCAGTGATGAGAAAATACTCGAGGCCTACCATAGCGTTCAATTTGATATTGAAGAGCTACTAGAGCAAAAGCTGCAAGAAGAAGACTTCGAAGCTAACGGCGCACTTATTCTTTAA
- a CDS encoding gamma carbonic anhydrase family protein has translation MSVKSFSGFSPILGKEVWIDPSAVLYGEIKLGDDVSIWPLVAARGDVNHIHIGARSNIQDGSVLHVTRKTENPPEGYPLIIGEDVTVGHKAMLHGCSIGNRVLVGMGAIVLDGVVVEDDVMIGAGSLVPPNKRLVSGYLYIGSPVKQARPLNDKEKAFLSESADNYVRLKQQYLEEQA, from the coding sequence ATGAGTGTTAAGTCTTTTTCAGGTTTCAGTCCTATCTTAGGCAAAGAAGTATGGATAGATCCTAGCGCGGTACTCTATGGCGAAATTAAGTTAGGCGATGATGTTAGCATTTGGCCACTAGTCGCCGCACGCGGTGACGTTAACCATATTCATATTGGAGCACGCAGTAATATTCAAGACGGTAGCGTATTACATGTGACCCGCAAAACTGAGAATCCACCCGAAGGCTATCCCTTAATTATTGGCGAAGATGTTACCGTAGGGCATAAGGCCATGTTGCACGGTTGCAGCATTGGTAATCGTGTACTGGTTGGCATGGGAGCCATCGTTTTAGACGGCGTGGTGGTGGAAGATGATGTAATGATTGGAGCAGGAAGCTTAGTGCCGCCTAATAAGCGTTTAGTCTCGGGCTATTTATACATAGGTAGTCCAGTTAAGCAGGCTCGCCCATTAAATGACAAAGAGAAGGCCTTTCTTAGTGAATCAGCCGATAACTATGTACGGCTGAAACAGCAATATTTAGAAGAACAGGCTTAA
- a CDS encoding methyl-accepting chemotaxis protein, whose translation MLKLKNIKVKHKLSLLIGIAILGFISMLLISANTLKHNLLNEREAQLNAVVNATLSQINTLNQQLSPEQAKQRAIEVIKSIRFDNNNYIYVMDSSRHILVHPTQPELEGKQMGNAGRNSDQAFWYQMVDAGKQPQGGLVIYPWHDEQGQPADKIAYLNNINSWDWIVGSGMLINDIDSAVQQQTTKMALATLVIILIMAALGFVITRAITSPLNSIKDVMLAISKGNLTVTVPTFGKDEIGLVGQRINESIASIREALNESVSSAKELAKAASRIASSAEETSQAITAQHDQLNQLATAMNQMSASIAEVATYTESTASNTMNANTEVGKGNKDVSDSVTGIKNLSSELKQASLQVEKLKEGVIEISDVTNVISSISEQTNLLALNAAIEAARAGEQGRGFAVVADEVRSLAGRTNQSTEEIQTTINRLQKLAIDTANMMEKSTSLADSSVQSAEHCGQDLQDIVAHIQNVADQSTQIATATEEQSAVAEDMNRNVSGISDATQEMREASSFLAQESETLAVMSHQLDEKLQRFTLQ comes from the coding sequence ATGCTGAAACTTAAGAACATTAAAGTAAAACACAAGTTATCACTGCTCATCGGTATCGCCATACTTGGCTTTATTAGCATGCTGCTAATATCCGCCAATACCCTAAAGCACAACCTTCTCAACGAACGCGAAGCCCAACTCAACGCGGTAGTAAATGCAACATTGTCACAGATCAACACACTTAATCAGCAACTGTCCCCTGAACAAGCCAAGCAACGAGCCATCGAGGTCATTAAATCCATCCGCTTCGACAACAACAACTACATCTATGTAATGGACAGCTCTCGGCACATTCTTGTTCACCCCACTCAGCCGGAATTAGAAGGCAAACAAATGGGCAATGCCGGTAGAAATTCCGACCAAGCTTTCTGGTATCAGATGGTTGATGCAGGTAAGCAGCCACAAGGTGGCTTAGTCATCTATCCTTGGCATGATGAGCAGGGCCAACCCGCAGATAAAATAGCCTACTTAAACAATATAAATAGCTGGGACTGGATCGTGGGCTCAGGCATGTTAATCAATGATATTGATAGTGCGGTACAGCAACAAACCACCAAAATGGCCTTAGCTACCTTAGTGATTATTCTCATCATGGCAGCCTTAGGCTTTGTCATTACCCGCGCTATCACCAGCCCGCTAAACTCCATCAAAGATGTGATGCTCGCTATCAGCAAAGGAAACTTAACTGTCACCGTTCCTACGTTTGGTAAAGACGAAATCGGCCTAGTAGGACAACGCATTAACGAGAGTATCGCTTCAATACGCGAAGCATTAAATGAATCAGTAAGCTCTGCTAAAGAGCTAGCAAAAGCCGCCTCACGTATTGCATCCTCTGCTGAGGAAACCAGTCAAGCTATCACCGCCCAGCACGATCAGTTAAATCAACTAGCCACAGCCATGAATCAAATGTCTGCCAGCATTGCCGAAGTTGCCACTTATACCGAGTCAACCGCCAGTAATACCATGAATGCCAATACCGAAGTGGGTAAAGGGAATAAAGATGTTAGCGACAGTGTGACTGGCATTAAAAACTTGTCCAGTGAGTTGAAGCAAGCTTCATTACAGGTAGAAAAGTTAAAAGAAGGTGTCATTGAAATTAGCGATGTCACCAATGTTATTAGTAGCATCTCTGAGCAAACCAATTTACTCGCATTAAACGCGGCCATTGAAGCGGCTCGCGCCGGTGAACAAGGCCGAGGTTTTGCGGTAGTAGCCGATGAAGTACGAAGCCTAGCTGGGCGTACCAACCAGTCCACTGAAGAGATCCAAACCACAATTAACCGCTTACAAAAACTGGCCATCGACACGGCTAATATGATGGAAAAAAGCACCAGCCTTGCTGATAGCAGCGTACAATCGGCTGAGCATTGTGGCCAAGACTTACAAGACATAGTGGCTCATATTCAAAATGTTGCCGATCAATCCACGCAAATTGCGACGGCCACAGAAGAGCAAAGTGCAGTAGCTGAAGACATGAATCGCAATGTCTCTGGTATTAGTGATGCAACCCAAGAAATGCGTGAAGCCTCCTCTTTCCTTGCCCAAGAAAGTGAAACTCTCGCGGTAATGTCACATCAACTAGATGAAAAACTACAGCGCTTTACTTTACAATAA
- a CDS encoding flagellar basal body L-ring protein FlgH: protein MSSNNCSPVPDDPFYAPIELCPTVDPVIVTGSVFNSQTSRCLYSYTPPFALGDTITVLLEEEATATKSASSNLAKENSYQLDPLKVRRGKRCT from the coding sequence GTGAGTAGTAATAACTGTTCTCCGGTTCCTGATGACCCGTTTTATGCTCCGATTGAACTCTGCCCCACCGTGGATCCCGTGATTGTGACAGGCTCCGTGTTTAACAGCCAAACATCGCGCTGTTTGTATAGTTACACCCCGCCGTTTGCCTTGGGCGATACCATCACTGTTTTGCTAGAAGAAGAGGCGACAGCGACCAAGTCGGCCAGTTCTAATTTAGCCAAGGAAAATAGCTATCAACTCGATCCTCTTAAGGTACGCAGAGGCAAGCGCTGCACCTGA
- a CDS encoding S8 family serine peptidase: protein MKTGIVLVLLSVLVACGGGGGGTVDQVETYSLSGDAYVLDNTVVDSDINDPNAYYSSNNSPATAQYLPPIAVVSGYLTSHATGISGDQFEFNNDELDIYRVDLEAGQRLFLEIADWEAAGERADFDLSLFTVDAQIEVASSAGVDKTELLTVETSGSYYLVVSAHTGTNQALSAGNYTLRLIAQNDASHLVSHHFSTQQDFVADEMIINHSQAAARSIDVNAYGLSVLSSGPTMSLYRDDGSVLSSSANARASMLGAPQSTKYAQKRRTLMKIKQMAHRFGPKNVSPNFIYHASALSNDPLVERQWHYKQINLGAAWQAMAGQIQNEVVVAVLDTGIYQSHPDLAAQLTDDGIDFISDTRISLDGDGIDYDPEDPGDQNGPNGSSSWHGTHVAGTIAAYTNNQLGVAGIAPNAKIMNLRVLGYEGGTTYDIAQAILYAAGLGNDSGRLPDKVASVINMSLGGESYDYVFDQAVQQAIAQGVIVVAAAGNESTSALSYPAAFANVIGVSAVDADKQLTSYSNFGSYIDIAAPGGDSRVDLDGDGYGDGVYSTYVNENGGSLSADYQYLNGTSMASPHVAGVVALMKQLNPNLDTDDFESLLVAGRLSDDLGSSGWDRSYGYGLLNAEKAVQSQIGIDDPERSYLSLSTGQISLNANQAEASFELSSVGLTQLSVISVQENAAWLVLDASATDGNGLGTYHIQVDRSGLSDGTYSTVITLNGSDGSSLLVSVSMMVTTQQAGDSGLVYTLLVDPFSNEVQYTQAVAMENGQFSFNFAEVAEGQYRLYVGTDNDNDYFLCDNGELCGAYPVRNDISLIDVKQNIAGLSLSIEPITTEELSALATSLRLNVK, encoded by the coding sequence ATGAAAACAGGGATAGTATTAGTTTTACTGAGTGTTTTGGTGGCCTGCGGTGGTGGTGGAGGCGGTACAGTTGACCAAGTTGAGACTTATTCGCTAAGTGGTGATGCCTATGTATTGGATAATACGGTGGTGGATAGCGATATTAATGATCCTAACGCTTACTACAGCAGTAACAATAGCCCCGCTACGGCTCAATATCTTCCCCCTATAGCAGTGGTTAGTGGTTACTTAACTAGCCATGCCACGGGGATCAGTGGCGACCAATTTGAATTTAATAATGATGAGCTTGATATCTACCGGGTCGATTTAGAAGCCGGGCAGCGCCTATTTCTTGAAATTGCCGATTGGGAAGCGGCTGGAGAGCGTGCCGATTTTGATTTGAGCCTCTTTACGGTAGACGCACAAATTGAGGTAGCCAGCTCCGCAGGGGTGGATAAGACAGAGCTTCTAACGGTGGAGACATCGGGTAGTTATTACTTGGTGGTTAGTGCGCATACTGGAACTAACCAAGCCCTCTCTGCAGGAAATTATACCCTGCGCTTGATTGCGCAAAATGACGCTAGCCATTTAGTTAGCCACCATTTTAGTACTCAACAAGATTTTGTTGCAGATGAAATGATTATTAATCATTCGCAAGCGGCGGCTCGTTCTATTGATGTAAATGCTTATGGTTTATCCGTTTTGAGTAGCGGCCCAACAATGAGCTTGTATCGAGATGATGGCTCGGTTTTAAGCTCCAGCGCCAATGCCAGAGCTTCGATGCTCGGGGCACCGCAATCTACAAAGTATGCGCAAAAGCGCCGAACTTTGATGAAAATTAAGCAGATGGCACATCGGTTTGGGCCTAAAAATGTCTCACCTAACTTTATTTACCATGCTAGTGCGCTCTCCAATGATCCCTTAGTTGAGCGCCAATGGCATTACAAGCAAATTAACCTTGGCGCAGCGTGGCAAGCGATGGCAGGGCAAATTCAAAACGAGGTGGTGGTAGCAGTATTGGATACCGGTATCTACCAGAGCCATCCCGATCTGGCTGCGCAGTTAACTGATGATGGCATTGATTTTATTTCTGATACGAGAATCTCCCTTGATGGTGATGGCATTGATTACGACCCTGAAGATCCCGGTGACCAAAATGGACCCAATGGTAGCTCTTCATGGCATGGTACTCATGTTGCCGGCACTATTGCGGCATACACTAATAATCAACTGGGTGTGGCAGGTATTGCGCCAAATGCCAAGATTATGAATTTACGAGTGCTTGGCTACGAAGGTGGCACTACCTACGACATTGCTCAAGCGATTTTATATGCGGCAGGCCTTGGTAATGACTCCGGTCGCCTTCCCGATAAAGTCGCTAGTGTGATTAATATGAGTTTGGGCGGTGAAAGTTATGACTACGTTTTTGACCAAGCAGTACAACAGGCGATTGCTCAAGGAGTGATTGTTGTTGCCGCAGCGGGCAACGAGAGTACCTCCGCATTATCGTACCCAGCGGCCTTTGCTAATGTTATTGGGGTGAGTGCGGTCGATGCAGATAAGCAGTTAACCAGCTATTCAAATTTTGGAAGTTATATCGATATTGCCGCCCCCGGAGGAGACAGTCGTGTTGACCTCGATGGTGATGGTTATGGGGACGGTGTTTATAGTACCTATGTCAACGAAAATGGTGGTAGTTTGAGTGCGGATTATCAATACCTAAATGGCACCAGCATGGCTTCCCCCCATGTCGCAGGTGTGGTTGCGCTGATGAAACAGCTTAATCCGAATTTAGATACTGATGACTTTGAAAGCCTATTGGTGGCAGGGCGTTTGAGTGATGATTTAGGCAGTAGCGGTTGGGATAGGTCATATGGTTACGGCTTGTTGAATGCAGAAAAAGCGGTGCAGAGTCAAATTGGTATTGATGACCCCGAGCGAAGTTATCTTAGCTTAAGCACCGGCCAAATTAGTTTAAATGCCAACCAAGCCGAAGCCAGCTTTGAGCTAAGTTCAGTGGGTTTGACTCAGCTGTCGGTTATCAGTGTGCAAGAGAATGCGGCTTGGTTAGTGTTAGATGCTAGTGCCACCGATGGCAATGGTTTGGGGACTTATCATATTCAGGTTGACCGCAGTGGTTTAAGTGATGGTACTTACAGTACCGTTATTACCTTAAACGGTTCCGATGGCAGCAGCCTCTTAGTATCGGTGTCGATGATGGTGACAACCCAGCAAGCGGGAGACAGTGGGCTGGTTTATACCTTGTTGGTTGACCCCTTTAGTAATGAGGTACAGTACACTCAGGCAGTTGCAATGGAAAACGGCCAATTTAGCTTTAATTTTGCGGAAGTTGCTGAGGGTCAATACCGTCTTTATGTTGGCACCGACAATGATAATGACTATTTTTTGTGTGATAACGGTGAGTTGTGTGGCGCCTACCCCGTGCGCAACGATATTAGCTTGATCGATGTAAAGCAAAATATAGCGGGCTTAAGTTTGAGCATTGAGCCGATCACCACCGAGGAACTTAGCGCGTTAGCCACAAGTCTTCGTTTAAATGTTAAATAA
- a CDS encoding DUF342 domain-containing protein, whose translation MLDLSCLRLSQDKLAALIEITPQEQYVSSTDITALILRSEFSHYLIDDTAIEEAVAKFAELRENPELHAQWGDTFVKLASIRNAEIEIDISDDKMVARATITAAFGGSPITQSDLVTAMQDAGVCFGLQKQRALNLLNLAKQAEPGTKIKKVVALGRKSEDGQDSRFERFVATPTERLLKPKETDDGRVDMRDLGSLDTVEPNTELMRRHPHTLGRAGKNVCGEELPYKQGRDIDIVVGEGTKLSAKDANLLLADRTGLPLEIEHGMKVDDVLSLKNVDVSNGHVDFAGSVLISGNVGEGMKVNASGDVHINGFAESADISAGGDVVIGKGVIGHRLAEGASNYSCTVTAAGALHATFVQYSHLKAGKDVTVTSQLLHSKVECDGKLLVSDASGLRGTLVGGSVNAGSSITAVVLGATAGTATDLRIAGEFEEIQEERRSLNNIKKNLHNKLGKVLDAQMKLSSAKPEEREEGLAEKLAATLHHTRQELVQLDFALDANQQHEDNFFTNAKLTVRKELHPNVRLDIVGQKLFTNREYGPTETQYEDGKITFTPLGAGKK comes from the coding sequence ATGCTGGATTTAAGTTGTTTACGTTTATCTCAAGATAAGCTGGCGGCATTGATTGAGATCACCCCTCAGGAACAATATGTTAGTAGCACCGATATTACGGCCTTAATTCTTCGTTCTGAATTTAGTCATTATCTTATCGACGACACTGCCATCGAGGAGGCCGTTGCTAAATTCGCAGAGTTACGAGAGAACCCAGAGTTACATGCTCAATGGGGCGATACTTTTGTAAAGCTAGCGTCTATTCGTAATGCCGAAATAGAAATCGACATCTCCGACGATAAGATGGTGGCGCGAGCCACTATCACCGCCGCCTTTGGTGGAAGCCCAATTACTCAAAGTGACTTGGTCACCGCCATGCAGGATGCCGGGGTGTGCTTTGGTTTGCAAAAACAACGCGCTTTGAATTTGTTAAATCTAGCGAAACAAGCTGAGCCCGGAACCAAAATCAAAAAAGTCGTGGCCTTAGGCAGAAAGTCAGAAGATGGCCAAGATAGCCGATTTGAACGTTTTGTTGCTACCCCAACAGAACGCTTGCTCAAGCCTAAAGAAACCGATGATGGTCGCGTTGATATGCGAGACTTAGGTAGTTTAGATACCGTTGAACCGAATACTGAATTAATGCGCCGTCATCCACATACCTTGGGGCGGGCGGGTAAAAACGTTTGTGGTGAGGAATTGCCCTATAAACAGGGACGAGATATCGACATCGTAGTGGGCGAAGGCACTAAATTGTCTGCCAAAGACGCCAACCTATTGCTGGCTGATCGTACTGGTCTTCCCTTAGAAATCGAACACGGCATGAAGGTAGATGATGTTCTATCTTTGAAAAATGTGGATGTGAGCAATGGTCATGTGGATTTTGCCGGTAGTGTATTAATCTCTGGTAACGTAGGCGAAGGCATGAAGGTGAACGCCTCAGGGGATGTGCATATCAACGGTTTTGCCGAGTCGGCTGATATTTCTGCTGGTGGTGATGTGGTAATTGGGAAAGGGGTGATTGGTCACCGTTTAGCCGAAGGCGCTAGCAACTATTCTTGCACGGTAACGGCGGCAGGCGCACTACACGCCACTTTTGTTCAATACTCTCATCTTAAAGCGGGTAAAGATGTCACCGTAACTAGCCAACTATTACATAGTAAAGTCGAATGTGATGGCAAATTGCTGGTGAGTGATGCTAGCGGTTTAAGAGGAACCCTTGTCGGCGGTTCAGTTAACGCTGGCAGTAGTATTACCGCTGTGGTACTTGGCGCCACCGCCGGCACCGCTACCGATTTACGTATTGCGGGTGAGTTTGAAGAGATTCAAGAAGAGCGGCGCAGCCTAAATAACATCAAGAAAAATTTACATAATAAGCTGGGCAAGGTGCTGGATGCGCAAATGAAGCTGAGTTCGGCCAAACCCGAAGAAAGGGAAGAAGGCTTGGCGGAAAAACTGGCCGCTACCCTACACCATACACGCCAAGAGTTAGTGCAGTTAGACTTTGCCTTAGATGCCAATCAGCAGCATGAAGACAATTTCTTCACCAATGCTAAGTTAACGGTGAGAAAAGAGCTTCATCCCAATGTTCGTTTGGATATTGTAGGGCAAAAGCTGTTTACCAACCGTGAATATGGTCCAACTGAAACTCAATATGAAGACGGAAAAATCACTTTTACTCCTCTCGGCGCGGGTAAAAAGTAA
- a CDS encoding D-cysteine desulfhydrase family protein — protein sequence MIWQQAPRQALGIFPTPLHPLDNLTARLAGPQIYIKRDDLSGLALGGNKVRKLEFLLGEALQQHADCIITAGAIQSNHCRQTAAAAAKLNLLCYLLLGGEAPPLAQGNLLLDQLFGAKIIWSGEQRKGEGIEALVASLREQGKRPYVIPYGGSDPLGCLGFAAALAELQQQGPVFDEIIFASSSGATQAGLMLAKAALKLDTQLRGIHIDKANHQPQHFTKSIAELANAAAERFALATRFSAEQVCLDDDYLGEGYAILGEAEREAMHLLATSEAILLDPVYTAKAMAGLIARVRQGHYSPQQRILFWHTGGTPAVFAYAQALQS from the coding sequence ATGATTTGGCAGCAAGCTCCAAGACAAGCTTTGGGCATTTTCCCCACTCCTCTGCACCCACTAGATAACCTTACGGCTCGTTTGGCTGGCCCACAAATTTATATCAAACGCGATGATTTGAGTGGCTTAGCCCTGGGCGGAAACAAAGTCCGAAAGTTGGAGTTTTTGCTGGGTGAAGCGCTGCAACAACACGCCGACTGCATTATTACCGCAGGGGCAATTCAGTCTAATCATTGCCGACAGACCGCTGCCGCCGCAGCCAAACTAAACTTACTTTGTTACCTATTGTTAGGTGGCGAAGCGCCGCCACTAGCGCAGGGAAATTTATTACTTGATCAGCTGTTTGGTGCCAAGATTATTTGGAGTGGAGAGCAGCGTAAAGGCGAGGGTATAGAGGCTTTAGTGGCCAGCCTTCGTGAGCAAGGGAAACGCCCCTATGTGATTCCCTATGGTGGCTCGGATCCGCTGGGTTGCTTAGGTTTTGCTGCAGCCTTGGCCGAATTGCAGCAGCAAGGGCCGGTCTTTGATGAAATTATTTTTGCTTCCAGCTCAGGTGCTACGCAGGCCGGTTTAATGTTGGCTAAAGCCGCCTTAAAGCTTGATACCCAGCTGCGGGGGATCCATATCGATAAGGCCAATCATCAGCCCCAACACTTCACTAAGAGCATTGCCGAATTAGCTAATGCAGCTGCCGAGCGCTTTGCTTTAGCGACTCGCTTTAGTGCTGAGCAAGTCTGTTTAGACGATGATTACTTGGGTGAGGGTTATGCTATTTTAGGAGAGGCGGAGCGAGAGGCTATGCACTTGTTGGCGACAAGCGAAGCAATATTGCTGGACCCTGTGTATACCGCAAAAGCGATGGCTGGGCTGATTGCTAGAGTGCGTCAAGGTCATTACTCACCTCAGCAACGCATACTGTTTTGGCACACTGGTGGAACACCTGCGGTGTTTGCCTATGCGCAAGCCTTACAGAGTTAA
- a CDS encoding DUF2789 family protein, which translates to MELEIHTLSDLFEQLGLDPSIEAISQFVAEHGPIPSEQRLHEAAFWSPTQAAFLQDAIQQDADWAELVDQLDSMLR; encoded by the coding sequence ATGGAACTTGAAATTCATACCCTGAGCGATTTGTTTGAGCAATTGGGTTTAGACCCGTCAATTGAGGCGATTAGTCAGTTTGTCGCAGAGCATGGGCCAATACCTAGCGAGCAACGCTTACATGAAGCGGCGTTTTGGAGTCCTACTCAAGCCGCCTTCTTACAAGATGCCATACAGCAAGATGCCGATTGGGCTGAACTCGTCGATCAGTTAGATAGTATGCTGCGTTAG
- a CDS encoding TRAP transporter small permease subunit, with translation MLRWQQAVDRFSKGIAVLTAILMLLMLVNIFYDVVMRYFFRSSSIGMQELEWHLFAAMFLLGIASTLQAEGHVRVDIIYDKLSARAQAWIDSLGVVFFLWPFCALVAWYGYDFALESYHLGETSGDPGA, from the coding sequence ATGTTGCGTTGGCAACAAGCGGTGGATCGGTTTTCTAAGGGAATAGCAGTACTGACAGCGATATTAATGTTGTTAATGCTGGTGAATATTTTTTATGACGTGGTGATGCGTTATTTCTTTCGTTCCAGTTCTATTGGTATGCAGGAGTTAGAGTGGCATTTGTTTGCCGCGATGTTTTTATTAGGCATCGCCTCTACCCTTCAAGCCGAAGGGCATGTGCGAGTAGACATTATTTATGACAAGTTATCGGCGCGTGCTCAGGCTTGGATAGACAGTTTGGGGGTGGTGTTTTTTCTGTGGCCATTTTGTGCCTTGGTGGCTTGGTATGGTTATGATTTTGCGTTGGAATCTTATCATTTGGGAGAAACCAGCGGCGATCCGGGGGCTTAA
- a CDS encoding TRAP transporter large permease: MIGIIMFFVALVMLLTGFPVAFVFGGVALVFGVLSEGFELFAFMPYRIMSIMQNSVLMAVPLFIFMGIVLQKTRLAEQLLEAMGQLFGRVRGGLAVSTILVGALLAASTGVVGASVVAMGVISLPVMLKYKYDKRLATGVICASGTLGQIIPPSIILIILGDVMGVPVGDLFKAALLPGAVLVGAFIIYVLAVSFFKPSSAPALPANEAAGHGVQPCWNAFKAIAPPLSLMVAVLGSIFYGIATPTESSAIGGVGAILLSIIYRQFSWSIIYEAALETVKVTAMVFAIFIGATAFSMVFSYTGGEEVIEEVMTSLPGEKWGFLILTMLVILVLGFFIDFVEISFIVVPMLYPVADILGIDLAWFAILIAMNLQTSFLTPPFGFSLFYLKGVAPPQVQTMDIYKGVIPFISLQILVLISILLFPEFYGFTP; the protein is encoded by the coding sequence ATGATCGGGATTATCATGTTTTTTGTGGCCTTAGTGATGCTGCTCACTGGCTTTCCTGTGGCCTTTGTATTTGGTGGAGTGGCCTTGGTTTTTGGGGTCTTGTCGGAAGGTTTCGAGCTGTTCGCCTTCATGCCTTACCGCATCATGAGCATCATGCAAAACTCGGTTTTGATGGCGGTACCCTTATTTATCTTCATGGGCATTGTATTGCAAAAGACCCGCCTCGCAGAACAATTACTTGAAGCCATGGGCCAGCTATTTGGCCGAGTGCGCGGTGGCCTAGCGGTGTCCACCATTTTGGTGGGGGCCTTGCTGGCCGCGTCAACTGGGGTAGTGGGCGCATCGGTAGTTGCCATGGGGGTGATCTCCTTGCCGGTGATGCTGAAATATAAATATGATAAGCGCTTGGCTACTGGGGTCATTTGTGCCTCCGGTACCCTTGGGCAGATTATTCCGCCGTCGATCATTTTGATTATTCTGGGTGATGTGATGGGTGTGCCGGTGGGTGACTTGTTTAAAGCGGCTCTCCTTCCTGGAGCCGTGCTGGTGGGTGCCTTTATTATTTATGTCTTGGCGGTGTCCTTTTTTAAACCTAGCTCGGCACCTGCATTACCGGCTAACGAAGCCGCTGGGCATGGCGTACAGCCTTGTTGGAATGCTTTTAAGGCCATTGCCCCTCCCTTAAGCTTAATGGTAGCGGTGTTGGGCTCGATTTTTTACGGAATTGCCACGCCAACCGAGTCATCGGCGATTGGTGGGGTGGGCGCCATCTTATTGTCGATCATCTATCGTCAATTCTCTTGGTCGATTATCTACGAAGCGGCGCTAGAAACGGTGAAGGTGACCGCCATGGTATTTGCTATTTTCATCGGTGCCACGGCGTTTTCAATGGTGTTTTCTTACACCGGTGGTGAAGAGGTCATTGAAGAAGTCATGACTAGCCTTCCCGGTGAAAAGTGGGGATTTTTGATCCTTACCATGCTGGTGATTTTGGTATTGGGTTTCTTCATCGATTTTGTAGAGATCTCATTTATCGTGGTGCCAATGTTATATCCAGTAGCCGATATACTGGGCATTGATCTCGCCTGGTTTGCCATTTTAATTGCGATGAACTTACAGACCTCTTTCCTCACTCCGCCCTTTGGTTTTAGTTTGTTTTATCTAAAAGGGGTGGCACCGCCGCAAGTGCAGACTATGGACATTTACAAGGGGGTGATTCCCTTTATTAGCCTGCAAATACTGGTATTAATATCGATTTTACTCTTCCCCGAGTTTTATGGGTTCACGCCTTAA
- a CDS encoding tRNA-uridine aminocarboxypropyltransferase encodes MSRPSCSHCLRPQSHCLCAHIQPCHNQHPVLIMQHSSEQQHAKGTALLAYQALAKAELIIGESPDDFQQLKQRVLSQPEAFALIYPSPLSQAIENQVTRLNKALSANKPLQLIFLDGTWRKAKKLWHLNPWLQHITQFHFAAPPEGQYVIRKTSIDKGLSTIEAIAYSLQVLENLDSQPLLKALAALKQQQLAAIPEAYRHRYNKQKATSG; translated from the coding sequence ATGAGTCGTCCCAGCTGCAGCCACTGCTTACGCCCGCAAAGCCACTGTCTTTGTGCGCATATTCAGCCTTGTCACAATCAACATCCAGTGCTGATTATGCAGCACAGCAGCGAGCAACAACATGCTAAGGGCACCGCCCTACTGGCTTATCAGGCGCTAGCCAAGGCCGAATTAATTATTGGTGAAAGCCCAGACGACTTCCAGCAGCTAAAACAGCGAGTGCTTAGCCAACCCGAGGCCTTCGCCCTCATCTACCCGAGTCCGCTTAGCCAAGCCATAGAAAACCAAGTAACCCGCTTGAATAAAGCGCTAAGCGCTAATAAGCCGCTACAATTGATTTTTCTTGACGGCACTTGGCGTAAAGCCAAAAAACTATGGCACCTTAACCCTTGGTTGCAGCACATCACTCAGTTTCATTTTGCAGCGCCACCAGAAGGCCAGTATGTGATAAGAAAAACCTCCATAGATAAAGGCCTATCAACCATTGAAGCCATCGCCTACAGTCTACAAGTGTTAGAAAATCTAGACTCTCAACCCTTACTCAAGGCGCTAGCGGCCTTAAAACAACAACAATTAGCGGCCATTCCTGAAGCTTATCGGCATCGTTACAACAAACAAAAAGCAACATCCGGTTAA